From Crateriforma spongiae:
TCCGCGGAACTGATGATGACGGAATGGTCGGGCCGGATTTGACCCATTTTGGATCGCGACGAACGATCGGTGCTGGGGTGATGAAGAATACGGCGGAGAACCTGGGCCGTTGGATCACCGCGACGCACGCGGTCAAACCCGGCGTTGAGATGCCGACGTTTGATTCGATCGACGACGACGAACTCGATGCGTTGGTCGAGTATCTGGGGGAGCTTCGATGAGCGGCATTGACAGCGGTAGTGGAGCCACCGATGGATGAACGTGCTATTCGCCTTCTCAAAGCATGGCAAACGCCGAAGGGTTGGCGGTACTGGTCGGCGGTAAATAACTCCGAAGTCGGTTTGTGGTACACGCTCGCGGCGTTCGCATTTTTTCTGTTCGGTGGTGTGCTGGCGCTCATCATGCGAATTCAGCTTGCCGTGCCCGACAACGATTGGTTGACGCCGGAGCAGTACAACCAAGTCTTCACGATGCACGGCAGCGTGATGATGTTCCTGTTCGCGGTGCCAATTCTGGAAGCGATCTCGATCATGCTTCTGCCCGAGATGATGGGCGCTCGTGATTTGCCGTTTCCAAGACTTTCGGCCTACGGGTTCTGGTGCTTCCTGATTGGCGGCATCTTCGTTTGTGGTTCGCTGTTCTTCGGCGTCGGACCTCGCGGTGGTTGGTTCATGTACCCGCCGATGACAACGGAATATCAAACCGATGTCGGGCCAGACATTTGGCTATTGGGTTTGTCATTCATTGAAATCGCATCGATCGCCGCGGCCGTGGAGTTGATTGTCGGAACGCTTAAATGTCGTCCCCCAGGAATGCGACTGAATCTGATCCCGCTTTATGCGTGGTACATCCTGGTCGTCGCGGTGATGATCCTGTTCGCGTTTCCGCCGCTGATCGCCGGTGATCTGCTGATGGAACTCGAGCGGGCGATGGATTGGCCGTTCTTTGATGCCGAGCGTGGCGGCGATCCGATGTTGTGGCAGCACCTATTTTGGATTTTCGGGCATCCGGAAGTCTATATCGTGTTCCTTCCCTCCATTGCACTGGTGGCAATGATCGTCCCGACGTTCGCGCGAACGCCGATGGCCGGCTACGGTTGGATCGTGCTGGCCGCCGTCGGAACCGGTTTCCTGAGTTTTGGATTGTGGGTTCACCACATGTTCACGACAGGCTTACCTGGAATCTCGATCGGCATTTTCTCGGCCGCATCCGAAGCGGTGGCAATCCCAACGGGTGTACAGATTTTTTGCTTCATCGCGACCCTGTTGATCGGACGGGTAACGAAGAACGCCGCGTTGTTGTTTGTACTTGCGGGACTGGCAACTTTCATCATCGGGGGGCTGACCGGCGTGATGATCGCCATCGCTCCGTTCGACTACCAAGCGCACGACACTTATTTCATCGTCGGCCACCTGCATTACGTTTTGGTCGGCGGCACGATCTTTCCGATCGTCGCCGGCTTTTACTACTACTACCCATTGGTGACGGGCAAACAACTTAGCGAACGACTGGGGACGATCACATTTTGGGTGATGTTGATCGGTTTCAACGTGGCCTTCTTCCCGATGCACATCAGCGGCATGATCGGAATGCCACGCCGCGTTTACACCTATCCCGGCGGTATGGGGTTCGACCTGCCGAACATGATCTCAACGATCGGGGCATTCACGCTGGGGATCGGATTTCTGATGCTGCTCTACGACGTGTTTCGTCCCAAAGGCAAACAACCGCTTGTCAAACGCAATGTTTGGAACGCCGGGACACTGGAATGGAGCGGCGAGGTGCCCGACAAGCCCTGGGGAATTCGTAGCATTCCGATCGTGACGACACGTTATCCGCTGTGGGAACAGGACAACTTTTTGCGTGATGTGGATGAAGGAAACTTCTATCTACCTGACGCGGAGGAGGGTTTGCGGGAAACCATGGTGACCAGCACCGTCGATGCCGAGCCGATGCAGTGTTTGCGGGTACCGGGACCGTCATTTTTGCCGATGGTCGCGGCGCTGTTCACCGGTGGCGTGTTTATCTTTGGAACGTATCACTGGTACTGGGCGGCGGGTATCTGTGGACTGTTTTCGTTCATCACAATTGTGACTTGGTTATGGACGGGAACGGCAAAGATCCCGGAGAAAGACACCAAGGCTGTCGGTCTGGATCTGACGTTGCCGACCTACGTTTCCGGTCCTGCGGCGGTCGGTTGGTGGGCGATGTTCATCACGATGCTGGGCGACATGACGGCGTTTGTGTCGTTGGTCTTCGGCTATTTTTTCTTTTGGACGGTCCACGACGAATTTCCACCCGCTGAATTCGACGGTCGTGCGGTGGCGGGTCCGGGAATGGTCTGGCCGTTGGTCGCAGCGGGATTGGCGGGCGCGGCGTGGGTGGCGGTTTTGCTCGCACGAAGATGGAATCGAATTGGGCAAGGTCCTAAGGAACCAGGCGACAAATTCCCAGCGGAAGGAATCATCGCCTCATCCACTACATGGCCGTTCTACGTCGCTATTGCGATCGCCTGTGGTCTTGGAATCGCAAGTGTGGCATCGCTGTTTTACGGTCCACTTAAAAACGAAATGGACCCGACGCATCATGCGTATTCAGCCAGCGTTTCGGTGTTGGTGCTGTGGACGATGCTGCACACCGGCGTCGGCGTCCTGATGCTGATCTATGCGGCAGCCCGCCGGTTGTTCAGAAAGATGGATGCGGATCATGACGCAGATATGGTCAACGTGACGCTGTATTGGCACTTCCTTGTCTTAACAGTCGTCATCACCGGGACGGTTATCGCATTGTTTCCGGAGGTGGCGTGATGGCCAAATTTAGGAAACCCAAGCACGACAAGGATCAACCTAAACCGATGCGCGCTCGGATGTGGTGGATTGTGATCTCGCCCTCGGCGTGGGCGGTGCATTTCTTGGCGTGTTACATCACCGCGGCTATCTGGTGTGAAAAGTTTTCCGATAGCGGAAACAAACGGAATCTAGATTTCGGCGTTACCGCCTACACGCTCGTGGCTTTGGCTGTCATTGCCGGCGTGACTTGGTTGAGCTTCAAGAATTTTCGACGTAGCGATCCGCCGGTGCCGTTTGACTTCGACGACCCGAATGAACGTACGGATTTTTTGAGCTTTACCGCGTTTCTATTGTCGCTACTCAGCCTGGTCGCGACGCTGTTCACGGCGCTCGTGTTTGTGATGGTCAGGAGTTGCGATTGATGAAGCTTCTCGCCTGGAATGCTGGTTGGTTGGTGCTGGCAGCGGCCTGGCTAGGACCGCTGCCCGAGATGGCGCAAACCTCGTTCGCCGCGCACATGACGCTGCACATGGCGGTCGTTGCCGTGGCGGCTCCTCTGCTGTCGCTCGCCGCAGCAGGGCTGCGATACGACCCGGTGCGCCGAGTGCCAGCGATGTTTTCACCGGTGCCCGCGTCGGTCGGCGAATTGGTGATCGTGTGGGCTTGGCACGCGCCGGGACTACACCATTTCGCTCGGCATTCTTCGCTTGGATTTGTCATCGAGCAATCAATGTTTCTTGCCGCTGGAATATGGGTTTGGCTTTCCGCGTTCGGTGGCAAGTCGCCGCGATCGCGGGCTCGAAGCGGAGCGGGAGTGATCGGATTGCTGTTGACTTCGATGCACATGACGCTGCTGGGCGCGTTGTTGGTGATGTCACCACGACTGCTCTATTCGCATCAACACGGGGGCGGTGGTTTGTCGCCGATCACCGACCAGCATCTGGGTGGTGCGGTGATGTTGATCGTCGGTGGAGCGGCGTTCTTGGCGGGCGGTTTGTGGTTGACGCGGGACTTGATTGGTAATGGACATGGTGACGAGCCCGTGCTGGGCGATTCAGGCATCGGAATCGTCGCCCCGTCCACACGCCAACTCTAGGAATGAGACCATGAAGATCACATTCAAACGATTTCTCATCGCCACCGTGACACTTGGCATCATCGGCGTGGCCGTTTTGGTCAGCGGCATCGTGCCGATCAAAGCCAGTAGCGGTCACTGGCCGGTCACGGCTTGGTTTCTGGACTATGCCAGCGATCGATCCGTTGACTTTCACAGCAACGGGATCGAGGTGCCGAACCTTGACATTCCGGGGATGATCACGCTGGGCGCTGGCACTTACCAAACGAACTGCCAATTCTGTCATGGTCAGCCCGGACGCCAACAACCACCAGTCGCCCAAGGCATGACTCCGACGCCTCCGCAGTTGCAAGATTCGTTGCCGGAGATGAGCAATCAAGAAACGTTCTACATTGTCAAACACGGCATCAAATTCGCCGGAATGCCTGCGTGGCCGACACAGCGGCGCGATGACGAAATCTGGCCGGTGGTGGCATTCTTGAATGCCATGCCGTCGATGACGAACGAAGAGTATCGCCAGCGTACCCGGCGTCGCCCGTCGGATCCGCCTGAGGGAAGCTTCAATCGTGCGGAGCCGATCGGCGATAATGCCTTCATCGACGAACACTGCGCCTCGTGCCACGGCCGTGACGGAAGCAACAACATCAATCGCCGTGTTCCCAAACTTGCCGGGCAGAACGAAGCATACCTTGCGATGTCGCTGCGCTCTTATCGTGCGATGCGACGTCACAGTGGCGTGATGATGCCAGTCGCCTACCGATTGACCGACGATCGAATCGACGCTCTAGCGAAGCATTTCTCCAGCCAGTCGCGACTACCGCCTAAAGAGCCGGTCCCGAAGTCCGAGTTGGTCGAAACGGGCCGACGACTAGCGACCGATGGCGATGTCAAGAAGAAGATACCGTCGTGTGTCGACTGCCACGGGCCGGGGGAGCGGTTGCGAAGCAAAACCTATCCGCGTCTGGCCGGACAGCCCGCTTGGTACATCGAGCGGCAATTGGAACTGTTCGGCAAACGAGATCGTGGCGGTATGAATGCGAAGATCATGCACAAGATCGCCGACAAACTTGATGATGAATCGCGGCGAGCGGTAGCCGCGTACTACGCCGCAGCCCCGGCTGCCAGCCTGTGACGCGTTTGGCCGCGATTGCCAAGAAGTGACCTGCAACTCGAATAGCGACCGTCGGGGTGGTCGTGGTATCCCGCGGCAAGCAATTCTTGAGTCGAAACTGGCGCTCACGTTGGGTTGCAAACCGCGTTCTGTAGCCAAAGAAGCGTGTCGCACCCGGCGATCTTTGCCGACCATTCGTTTTGCGGATCTTGATGTCAGGTGGGAGCATCGTTCCAGTCGCTTCGACGGCTCAGCCAGCGGCACGACCACACGAAGGCGATGACCAGAAGTGTGCCCGCAACGATTCCGACCCAGATCGACGGGATGTCAGGCCAACCCAATCGCAATCGTCCGAACTGGTAGGCATTCCAGCCGCTGTTGACGAACGTGTGACACAACGCGGACGGCCAAATCGAATCTGTTCGCCACGCGATGACGCCAAGCCAGACGCCCATGACGATCGCCAACGCGATGCTTTGCGGAGCAACATGGATCAAACCGAACAAGACCGATGTCATGCCGATGGCCA
This genomic window contains:
- the ctaD gene encoding cytochrome c oxidase subunit I produces the protein MDERAIRLLKAWQTPKGWRYWSAVNNSEVGLWYTLAAFAFFLFGGVLALIMRIQLAVPDNDWLTPEQYNQVFTMHGSVMMFLFAVPILEAISIMLLPEMMGARDLPFPRLSAYGFWCFLIGGIFVCGSLFFGVGPRGGWFMYPPMTTEYQTDVGPDIWLLGLSFIEIASIAAAVELIVGTLKCRPPGMRLNLIPLYAWYILVVAVMILFAFPPLIAGDLLMELERAMDWPFFDAERGGDPMLWQHLFWIFGHPEVYIVFLPSIALVAMIVPTFARTPMAGYGWIVLAAVGTGFLSFGLWVHHMFTTGLPGISIGIFSAASEAVAIPTGVQIFCFIATLLIGRVTKNAALLFVLAGLATFIIGGLTGVMIAIAPFDYQAHDTYFIVGHLHYVLVGGTIFPIVAGFYYYYPLVTGKQLSERLGTITFWVMLIGFNVAFFPMHISGMIGMPRRVYTYPGGMGFDLPNMISTIGAFTLGIGFLMLLYDVFRPKGKQPLVKRNVWNAGTLEWSGEVPDKPWGIRSIPIVTTRYPLWEQDNFLRDVDEGNFYLPDAEEGLRETMVTSTVDAEPMQCLRVPGPSFLPMVAALFTGGVFIFGTYHWYWAAGICGLFSFITIVTWLWTGTAKIPEKDTKAVGLDLTLPTYVSGPAAVGWWAMFITMLGDMTAFVSLVFGYFFFWTVHDEFPPAEFDGRAVAGPGMVWPLVAAGLAGAAWVAVLLARRWNRIGQGPKEPGDKFPAEGIIASSTTWPFYVAIAIACGLGIASVASLFYGPLKNEMDPTHHAYSASVSVLVLWTMLHTGVGVLMLIYAAARRLFRKMDADHDADMVNVTLYWHFLVLTVVITGTVIALFPEVA
- a CDS encoding cytochrome c oxidase assembly protein, yielding MKLLAWNAGWLVLAAAWLGPLPEMAQTSFAAHMTLHMAVVAVAAPLLSLAAAGLRYDPVRRVPAMFSPVPASVGELVIVWAWHAPGLHHFARHSSLGFVIEQSMFLAAGIWVWLSAFGGKSPRSRARSGAGVIGLLLTSMHMTLLGALLVMSPRLLYSHQHGGGGLSPITDQHLGGAVMLIVGGAAFLAGGLWLTRDLIGNGHGDEPVLGDSGIGIVAPSTRQL
- a CDS encoding c-type cytochrome, whose protein sequence is MKITFKRFLIATVTLGIIGVAVLVSGIVPIKASSGHWPVTAWFLDYASDRSVDFHSNGIEVPNLDIPGMITLGAGTYQTNCQFCHGQPGRQQPPVAQGMTPTPPQLQDSLPEMSNQETFYIVKHGIKFAGMPAWPTQRRDDEIWPVVAFLNAMPSMTNEEYRQRTRRRPSDPPEGSFNRAEPIGDNAFIDEHCASCHGRDGSNNINRRVPKLAGQNEAYLAMSLRSYRAMRRHSGVMMPVAYRLTDDRIDALAKHFSSQSRLPPKEPVPKSELVETGRRLATDGDVKKKIPSCVDCHGPGERLRSKTYPRLAGQPAWYIERQLELFGKRDRGGMNAKIMHKIADKLDDESRRAVAAYYAAAPAASL